The following DNA comes from Anopheles arabiensis isolate DONGOLA chromosome 3, AaraD3, whole genome shotgun sequence.
TGTGAACTGTTAGATGATGAAGAGATAATGGTTGAGTGGGAAGTAATTATTTCCACTATCTTCTTTGTCATTTTTAATTCTTATTAGGCTAAAAATAAGTCTCCATGCATCCTATAATGATGCGTAGTGTAATGATCTTTAGCCAGTAGCTGCTTTAAGTTCCCAGATAAGATCCTCGAAATTCTATGTTGAGGAATCATGGaatttattgaaattgaaGACCAACATCTCAACTATTTTTTATGGGAATTTCAAGTTATTACCTGTTGTCTTAGCTCGTAGCAGTAAGTCGTTTAGATCCGAATTATTCCTATGTAAGACATTTGGCATAATTCATCAGATACTGTTGATAGTCTACCCATAGACTCAGATCACTTTGTCCTGACTGTATGCTTCTACTGATCGTTTCTTACTCATAACAAAGACCAGATAAAGATCACTTGTGCGGTACATAGAACAACCAGAAGAACAAACTGTGGCCAAACAACCTTCGTTAACATTGCTATCAGAGCTTCCTATTTCCATTCCAAGTTCCACGCCAGCCAACCACATCGACCATTCCGACCACAAAGCCAGTCTTCTTCAAGAACCCCGCAAACAGCTGATCGCGATTGCGCTTCGTTCCGTTGCGATAAGTTCCGTTATCTCGCGTGCTGGCCGAATCTCTCTGAAGACGTCCATTGTGCGTTGGTCGGGTTTTTTGAGAGAGCGCCCCACTCCCGTTAAACAGCTGTTTGCCCATTCTAACGCGGGTTGTTCAACTTCATTCACCGCGGAGAGCTGCTGGTGAGTGGAAGCAGCCAGAGAACGAAAAGaaagcagaaaacaaaaaccatgcGACAAAGTGTGAATTcagtgctgatgctgctgctgctgctcctgatAGCTGGGAGAGATGTACGATCGCGTATGTATATCCAGAGTTCGACGGAGGGAATTACCGAGCTTCTCTCGCTGGTGGAGAAAGACATCCCCGCTGAGGATGATTCTGCTGGTGAGTTTGTGTCATTAGAAAGTTGTTGAGCTCTTCAATTTTAAAGATCATTCtgcttctctccctctctctctctctctctctctctctctctctctctctctctcctttacTTTCGCAGCCTGTACGATATCTCTAAGCCGTGATCTAACGGTCATGCAGCCTCTGTTGCTCCAACCAGGCACCGACGAGTTTGTGTGGCCACAGCTCAACAGCACCGTTGTCACCCTCGCCAATGGCCAATCGGTGGAGCTGTTCTGTTCGCACGGCTTTCGCAAGGGCTCTCCTGCGGGTCGCTCCAAATCAGCCACCATCACCTGCGACGGCGACGGTAGGTTTGGTTATCGATCGGAGGCGCATAACATGTCGCACTTTCTCTGCCAGCGACCTGTTTATCACGTAGCCGAGCGTACCGGTGCCCATTGCTACGACAATGGGACGATTGTGCGCGTCGGTTTTAGCGTTGACGAGGCCCGGTTTGCCGCGCTGTACGAGGTGTGCTTCGACGAGAGGAACCTGCGCACGCATTACACCAAACACCGGCTAACGCCCCACAACGACCATCATCAGCGAGCGGTAAAGCGGCCCTCCTTTCTGCAGGGTGAATTCTACGGCGACTTAAAGATGGCCACTCTGTACAGCTTCGCAGCGCAGCACGCAACACTGGCCCGCATTCTGAGCTCGCCGGCCCGTGCCGATGCGCTGTTAAGTAGCAAGAAGGGGCTGTTCTTTGCCCGCGGCCACCTGGCCGCCAAGTCGGACTTTGTGTTCGGTGCGCACCAGCGTGCCTCGTTTTGGTTCATGAACGTGGCGCCTCAGTGGCAACGGTTCAACGGTTTCAGCTGGCAGCGCATCGAGACGGGCGTGAAGGCGTACGTGGCGGCGAACGATCTCCGGCTGACCGTGTACACCGGCACGTACGGAgtgctgaagctgctggacGGGAATGGGGATGGGCAGGAGATCTTCCTCGACTACGATGCGAACCGTGAGCCGGCGGGCAAGGTGCCAGCACCGGCCCTGTTCTACAAAGTGCTGCTGGACGAGGCGAATGATGCAGGGCTGGCACTGGTCGGTGTGAACAATCCGCACGCAACACCGGAAGAGATCGCTGCCGACTATGTGGTGTGTAAGGACGTTAGTGATGCGGTACGGTGGTTAAGGTGGGATCGTAACTCGATCGAGGATGGGTATGTGTATGCGTGCGATGTGAACGAGTTCAATGCAGTTACGGGCCATTTGGTGCTCGAGCGGCCAGTGAGCAACTTGTTGGTGTAATGTACCAATCCAAGGAGGTGTTTATTAAACAATATTTAGGTACTGAAAGTGAGATTAAGAAAcgataaaagaaaattatatAGAAAATTAGGAAAatcagaaaatgtttgaaaaagaaGATTTGTTGAAGGGTTCTGAGTGAGTCGACATAACACATAACTAATATGTCGACTTTTTCAAATGAAGAGTATTTTAGTCGGGCAAATTGCCTACATCAAGGCGTCTTTTTTCATGGTCGAAAGTTTCTTAGTAAGTTCTGCATCTTAGCTGTTCATCTGAGTAGCAATTTCAAGTTTGGATTTAAAAGTTTCGTGGAAATTATACttaaaacaataattcaaaaacGGTTAAAGGTTTCAAATTGACGCTATACAGGCACAGGACACTAACCTATTACGGCTTTAGGACATAACGACTACTACAAAAAGTTTGTGTTAATGTGCTTAAATTTTAGGTATGAAATGGCACCTTTCTTTAGGATCATCAAGTAGATTCAAGGAAAAGCCCATGGTTTGATCaaagatctttttttttc
Coding sequences within:
- the LOC120903595 gene encoding uncharacterized protein LOC120903595, translating into MRQSVNSVLMLLLLLLIAGRDVRSRMYIQSSTEGITELLSLVEKDIPAEDDSAACTISLSRDLTVMQPLLLQPGTDEFVWPQLNSTVVTLANGQSVELFCSHGFRKGSPAGRSKSATITCDGDGRFGYRSEAHNMSHFLCQRPVYHVAERTGAHCYDNGTIVRVGFSVDEARFAALYEVCFDERNLRTHYTKHRLTPHNDHHQRAVKRPSFLQGEFYGDLKMATLYSFAAQHATLARILSSPARADALLSSKKGLFFARGHLAAKSDFVFGAHQRASFWFMNVAPQWQRFNGFSWQRIETGVKAYVAANDLRLTVYTGTYGVLKLLDGNGDGQEIFLDYDANREPAGKVPAPALFYKVLLDEANDAGLALVGVNNPHATPEEIAADYVVCKDVSDAVRWLRWDRNSIEDGYVYACDVNEFNAVTGHLVLERPVSNLLV